From Mustela nigripes isolate SB6536 chromosome 13, MUSNIG.SB6536, whole genome shotgun sequence, one genomic window encodes:
- the GPR135 gene encoding G-protein coupled receptor 135 codes for MEEQPPPPVRPPARMALWGSPPPGAPSAAAAPGGTSSAGTAAAVLSFGTVASAAAAALGNQSDGSGGDGTGASAGGGLGGPRAAGAAGAAGRPLLSHGAAVAAQALVLLLIFLLSSLGNCAVMGVIVKHRQLRTVTNAFILSLSLSDLLTALLCLPAAFLDLFTPPGGSAPAAPAAPTAPAAGPWRGFCAASRFFSSCFGIVSTLSVALISLDRYCAIVRPPREKIGRRRALQLLAGAWLAALGFSLPWELLRAPREPPAAQSFHGCLYRTSPDPAQLGAAYSVGLVVACYLLPFLLMCFCHYHICKTVRLSDVRVRPLTTYARVLRFFSEVRTATTVLIMIVSVICCWGPYCFLVLLAATRHAQAAQAPSLLNVVAVWLTWANGAINPVIYAIRNPNISMLLGRSREEGYRTRNVDAFLPSQGPGLQARSRNRLRNRCTNRLGACGRMSSSSQASRMGGDLAMWARKNPVVLFCREGPPGPVTAGVKQPKSEAGDTSL; via the coding sequence ATGGAggagcagccgccgccgccggtCCGCCCGCCAGCGAGAATGGCCTTGTGGGGCAGCCCGCCCCCCGGAGCCCCCTCCGCGGCCGCCGCCCCTGGCGGGACTTCCTCCGCCGGGACGGCGGCGGCCGTGCTCTCCTTCGGCACCGTGGCGAgcgcggcggccgcggcgctGGGGAACCAGAGCGACGGGAGCGGGGGCGACGGCACTGGCGCTTCGGCTGGCGGCGGCCTGGGCGGGCcccgggcggcgggggcggcgggggcggcggggaggccgCTGCTGTCGCACGGGGCGGCGGTGGCGGCCCAGGCGCTCGTGCTGCTGCTCATCTTCCTGCTGTCTAGCTTGGGCAACTGCGCCGTGATGGGGGTGATCGTGAAGCACCGGCAGCTCCGCACCGTCACCAACGCCTTcatcctgtccctgtccctgtcgGATCTGCTCACGGCGCTGCTCTGCCTGCCCGCCGCCTTCCTGGACCTCTTCACGCCGCCCGGGGGCtcggcccccgccgcccccgccgcgcccACCGCCCCCGCCGCGGGGCCCTGGCGCGGCTTCTGCGCAGCCAGCCGCTTCTTCAGCTCGTGCTTCGGCATCGTGTCCACGCTCAGCGTGGCCCTCATCTCGCTGGACCGCTACTGCGCCATCGTGCGGCCGCCGCGGGAGAAGATCGGCCGCCGCCGCGCGCTGCAGCTGCTGGCGGGCGCCTGGCTGGCGGCGCTGGGCTTCTCCCTGCCCTGGGAGTTGCTCCGCGCGCCCCGGGAGCCCCCCGCGGCGCAGAGCTTCCACGGCTGCCTGTACCGGACGTCCCCGGACCCCGCGCAGCTGGGCGCGGCCTACAGCGTGGGGCTGGTGGTGGCCTGCTACctgctgcccttcctgctcatgtGCTTCTGCCACTACCACATCTGCAAGACCGTGCGCCTGTCCGACGTGCGCGTGCGGCCCCTGACCACGTACGCGCGCGTGCTGCGCTTCTTCAGCGAGGTGCGCACGGCCACCACCGTGCTGATCATGATCGTCTCCGTCATCTGCTGCTGGGGCCCCTACTGCTTCCTGGTGCTGCTGGCCGCAACCCGGCACGCCCAGGCCGCGCAGGCCCCCTCGCTCCTCAACGTGGTGGCGGTCTGGCTGACCTGGGCCAACGGGGCCATCAACCCCGTCATCTATGCCATTCGCAACCCCAACATTTCGATGCTCCTGGGACGCAGCCGGGAAGAGGGCTACCGGACTAGGAATGTGGACGCTTTCCTGCCCAGCCAAGGCCCGGGTCTGCAGGCCAGAAGCCGCAATCGCCTTCGAAACCGCTGCACCAACCGGCTGGGAGCCTGCGGCAGGATGTCCTCTTCCAGCCAGGCCAGCAGGATGGGAGGGGATTTGGCCATGTGGGCCCGAAAAAATCCAGTTGTGCTTTTTTGCAGGGAGGGGCCCCCAGGGCCCGTGACAGCAGGGGTCAAACAACCTAAATCTGAAGCCGGGGACACCAGCCTCTAA